A single region of the Denticeps clupeoides chromosome 18, fDenClu1.1, whole genome shotgun sequence genome encodes:
- the LOC114768511 gene encoding matrin-3-like isoform X3 — protein MSENISGDSAEKGFAVGHGLLAAAETLNSSMGEASSSPPMSGMAGGPGGGQADHEAQIPRPVGSHLTNTLKLFASLGLSPSDLDVLAKMPPEKVSVESLPDLLMQLKNRKVEANRHMPSDPADGPYHGNMDNWGDVHGGKLNTSMSQTSSRGSRHDFGYRSVQDPSRSYSPTDYDDRGSGLNRGRWFSDLDRDTYHGLDVGRSSSADSMFMQRRMGSPSQGKVQDYFGVIPRMFPHVCSLCDFDVHSAMEWTQHTNGLRHSENRRRLLQMYTDWSPQMSSIRSTELHCLGSENRLGGLLGHSPQDMGMQRGGMSSSWGSSPGFSRRSQPFSRPGKFRSRVVVLKYERKPLSSNGLWALAKPFGTVCESLVLKKKAFLEMSSHEEAQAMADYYQRKTARVHGKEVHVYLSQDLLVIEKEPLKDNRRAAKDGPSQVVFLSNLPRDADISKDLLAAAEKFGIVEKHLFFKKEAFVQMQSPEDAEMLVKYYTLNPLTINSRTIRLNICTKYKTLVVNPLRSGADASGRDSRSSKTDSRRHRSSSATGPIEKPEVPSEDDVESGDVVVGVVESDENEEDVKEEEMAPSADVEQPEPEDRTAKDGCDETVAEKEGGGGGGGEARDDYPKAKEGGDDAEKMVQPDLSESTEAAKYEETEHAPQAEGDECPEEAADKQSVQSGEPGPSENLDEFVTLDELEQEEVSDQPDSGDGAQGASVKGSEKTVGMRVVRIIGYKRGPGYLDQMMSLAKPFGTVVRHLILYVRPEAFLELSSEEEAKAMVSFYNRNVIPSICGKPVKIYHSQTYATIQSRKVLYVSRYPEHASDADILKIAAPFGEVKRYLMNRSRNECFIEMERGDDAREMAEAYNANPPKLHGKQLTVYVAAKYKELRHGIRPPTPEPEEQRAAKRDRAEMDGSTMMDEDPLPKKTKEESSAEQQEVVEAAQDKPAEIQQIKCDETEIISAAAAAAEKPAESKDSASNQDAVKPETTSLGPYEADVSVGTEFVKIGYFCKLCFLFYSNEHSAKVLHCRGKAHYENLKKYLDQKKTKEDPNSGSK, from the exons ATGTCTGAGAATATTTCAGGTGACAGTGCTGAGAAGGGCTTTGCAGTAGGACATGGTCTCCTCGCTGCAGCTGAAACCTTGAATTCCTCCATGGGTGAAGCGAGCTCTTCTCCACCCATGAGCGGAATGGCTGGAGGCCCAGGAGGTGGACAAGCCGACCATGAGGCCCAGATTCCCCGTCCTGTAGGCAGCCATCTTACAAATACGCTGAAGCTGTTTGCCAGCCTTGGATTATCACCCTCTGATCTGGATGTTCTGGCAAAGATGCCTCCGGAAAAAGTCAGCGTTGAGAGTTTGCCAGATCTTCTCATGCAGCTTAAGAACCGTAAGGTGGAGGCTAACCGACATATGCCCAGTGACCCCGCTGACGGCCCTTATCATGGCAACATGGATAACTGGGGGGATGTGCATGGAGGCAAACTCAACACGTCTATGAGCCAGACATCCAGTCGGGGTTCTAGACATGACTTCGGTTACAGATCCGTGCAAGATCCAAGTCGAAGTTACAGCCCAACAGATTATGACGACCGCGGCAGTGGTTTGAATCGCGGCCGGTGGTTTTCAGACCTTGACCGCGACACTTACCATGGGCTTGACGTGGGTCGCTCTTCGTCAGCAGACAGTATGTTTATGCAGAGAAGGATGGGTTCGCCCTCCCAGGGCAAGGTGCAGGACTACTTTGGAGTTATCCCTCGCATGTTTCCACATGTGTGCTCCCTTTGTGACTTTGATGTTCACTCAGCGATG GAGTGGACTCAGCACACCAATGGCTTACGTCACTCAGAAAACCGAAGACGTCTCTTGCAAAT GTATACTGATTGGAGCCCTCAGATGTCCTCCATCAGAAG TACGGAGCTTCATTGCCTGGGGTCAGAAAACCGACTTGGGGGTTTATTGGGACACTCTCCACAGGACATGGGGATGCAGAGAGGAGGGATGAGCTCCAGTTGGG GTTCCAGTCCAGGCTTTTCAAGAAGATCCCAGCCGTTCTCTCGGCCAGGAAAG TTCAGAAGCAGGGTGGTGGTTCTGAAATATGAACGCAAGCCCCTGTCTTCAAATGGTCTCTGGGCTCTGGCCAAACCCTTTGGTACTGTCTGTGAAAGCCTTGTGCTAAAGAAGAAG GCATTCCTTGAAATGAGCTCTCATGAAGAGGCTCAAGCCATGGCCGACTACTATCAGCGAAAGACTGCCAGAGTCCATGGAAAAGAGGTTCATGTGTACTTGTCACAAGATCTTTTGGTGATTGAG aaAGAACCTCTGAAGGATAACAGGAGAGCTGCTAAAGATGGTCCGAGCCAAGTGGTTTTCCTCTCAAACCTACCAAGAGATGCTGACATCTCAAAAGATTTGCTCGCTGCCGCAGAAAAATTTGGAATAGTAGAGAAGCATCTGTTCTTCAAGAAAGAG GCATTTGTTCAAATGCAAAGTCCTGAGGACGCTGAGATGTTGGTGAAGTATTACACTCTGAATCCTCTTACCATCAACAGCAGAACCATCCGCTTGAACATTTGCACCAAATACAAGACCTTGGT AGTAAATCCTTTAAGAAGCGGAGCAGATGCCAGTGGAAGGGATAGCCGCAGCTCCAAAACAGATTCCAGGAGACACAGGTCCTCCTCAGCCACAGGACCAATTGAGAAACCCGAAGTCCCCAGTGAAGATGACGTGGAATCTGGTGATGTGGTGGTTGGGGTTGTGGAGTCAGATGAAAACGAGGAAGACGTGAAGGAAGAAGAAATGGCACCGTCGGCTGATGTAGAACAGCCTGAGCCAGAAGACAGAACTGCCAAAGACGGATGTGATGAGACTGTGGCCGAAAaagagggtggtggtggtggtggtggtgaggctCGAGATGACTATCCCAAAGCCAAAGAAGGTGGTGATGATGCTGAGAAAATGGTCCAACCTGATTTGTCAGAATCCACTGAAGCAGCTAAATATGAAGAAACTGAACATGCGCCACAGGCTGAGGGAGATGAGTGTCCAGAAGAGGCAGCAGACAAGCAG TCTGTGCAGTCTGGCGAGCCTGGCCCCTCAGAGAATCTGGATGAGTTTGTGACTCTTGACGAGTTGGAGCAAGAGGAAGTGTCAGACCAACCCGACTCTGGTGATGGAGCTCAAGGTGCCTCTG TAAAAGGGTCAGAAAAGACAGTG GGTATGAGGGTTGTCCGAATAATTGGATACAAACGGGGACCGGGATACCTTGACCAGATGATGTCTCTGGCAAAACCATTTGGAACAGTGGTCAGACACCTCATTCTTTATGTTAGACCTGAG gcTTTTCTAGAACTTTCTAGTGAAGAAGAGGCAAAGGCCATGGTCAGTTTTTACAACCGTAATGTAATCCCATCCATTTGTGGGAAACCAGTGAAGATCTACCATTCACAGACATACGCAACAATACAG AGCAGAAAAGTGCTTTATGTTAGTCGCTATCCGGAGCATGCGTCCGatgcagacattttaaaaatcgCAGCACCATTTGGGGAAGTTAAACGTTACCTCATGAACCGGAGTCGCAATGAG tgtttcatTGAAATGGAAAGAGGTGATGATGCCAGGGAGATGGCTGAGGCCTACAATGCCAATCCACCTAAACTTCATGGCAAACAGCTCACTGTATATGTGGCTGCCAAGTACAAAGAACTCCGACATGG AATTAGACCACCAACACCAGAGCCAGAGGAGCAGAGGGCAGCTAAAAGGGATCGGGCAGAAATGGATGGGAGCACCATGATGGATGAGGATCCTCTTCCGAAAAAAACCAAGGAAGAGAGTAGTGCAGAGCAGCAGGAAGTAGTGGAGGCGGCACAGGATAAACCTGCTGAG ATTCAGCAAATCAAATGTGATGAAACTGAGatcatttctgctgctgctgctgctgctgagaaaCCTGCAGAGAGCAAAGATTCTGCCAGCAATCAAGATGCTGTTAAACCAGAGACCACCTCACTTGGACCATATGAAGCTGACGTCTCTGTGG GTACAGAGTTTGTGAAGATAGGATATTTTTGCAAGCTCTGCTTTCTTTTTTACTCCAATGAACACTCTGCCAAGGTGCTTCATTGCCGCGGCAAAGCCCATTATGAAAATCTCAAG AAATACCTGGATCAGAAGAAGACAAAGGAGGATCCTAATTCTGGGTCAAAATAA
- the LOC114768511 gene encoding matrin-3-like isoform X1, which produces MSENISGDSAEKGFAVGHGLLAAAETLNSSMGEASSSPPMSGMAGGPGGGQADHEAQIPRPVGSHLTNTLKLFASLGLSPSDLDVLAKMPPEKVSVESLPDLLMQLKNRKVEANRHMPSDPADGPYHGNMDNWGDVHGGKLNTSMSQTSSRGSRHDFGYRSVQDPSRSYSPTDYDDRGSGLNRGRWFSDLDRDTYHGLDVGRSSSADSMFMQRRMGSPSQGKVQDYFGVIPRMFPHVCSLCDFDVHSAMEWTQHTNGLRHSENRRRLLQMYTDWSPQMSSIRSTELHCLGSENRLGGLLGHSPQDMGMQRGGMSSSWGSSPGFSRRSQPFSRPGKFRSRVVVLKYERKPLSSNGLWALAKPFGTVCESLVLKKKAFLEMSSHEEAQAMADYYQRKTARVHGKEVHVYLSQDLLVIEKEPLKDNRRAAKDGPSQVVFLSNLPRDADISKDLLAAAEKFGIVEKHLFFKKEAFVQMQSPEDAEMLVKYYTLNPLTINSRTIRLNICTKYKTLVVNPLRSGADASGRDSRSSKTDSRRHRSSSATGPIEKPEVPSEDDVESGDVVVGVVESDENEEDVKEEEMAPSADVEQPEPEDRTAKDGCDETVAEKEGGGGGGGEARDDYPKAKEGGDDAEKMVQPDLSESTEAAKYEETEHAPQAEGDECPEEAADKQSVQSGEPGPSENLDEFVTLDELEQEEVSDQPDSGDGAQGASVKGSEKTVGMRVVRIIGYKRGPGYLDQMMSLAKPFGTVVRHLILYVRPEAFLELSSEEEAKAMVSFYNRNVIPSICGKPVKIYHSQTYATIQVRLYPHPTLSLTKDCELKVVFLPPQSRKVLYVSRYPEHASDADILKIAAPFGEVKRYLMNRSRNECFIEMERGDDAREMAEAYNANPPKLHGKQLTVYVAAKYKELRHGIRPPTPEPEEQRAAKRDRAEMDGSTMMDEDPLPKKTKEESSAEQQEVVEAAQDKPAEIQQIKCDETEIISAAAAAAEKPAESKDSASNQDAVKPETTSLGPYEADVSVGTEFVKIGYFCKLCFLFYSNEHSAKVLHCRGKAHYENLKKYLDQKKTKEDPNSGSK; this is translated from the exons ATGTCTGAGAATATTTCAGGTGACAGTGCTGAGAAGGGCTTTGCAGTAGGACATGGTCTCCTCGCTGCAGCTGAAACCTTGAATTCCTCCATGGGTGAAGCGAGCTCTTCTCCACCCATGAGCGGAATGGCTGGAGGCCCAGGAGGTGGACAAGCCGACCATGAGGCCCAGATTCCCCGTCCTGTAGGCAGCCATCTTACAAATACGCTGAAGCTGTTTGCCAGCCTTGGATTATCACCCTCTGATCTGGATGTTCTGGCAAAGATGCCTCCGGAAAAAGTCAGCGTTGAGAGTTTGCCAGATCTTCTCATGCAGCTTAAGAACCGTAAGGTGGAGGCTAACCGACATATGCCCAGTGACCCCGCTGACGGCCCTTATCATGGCAACATGGATAACTGGGGGGATGTGCATGGAGGCAAACTCAACACGTCTATGAGCCAGACATCCAGTCGGGGTTCTAGACATGACTTCGGTTACAGATCCGTGCAAGATCCAAGTCGAAGTTACAGCCCAACAGATTATGACGACCGCGGCAGTGGTTTGAATCGCGGCCGGTGGTTTTCAGACCTTGACCGCGACACTTACCATGGGCTTGACGTGGGTCGCTCTTCGTCAGCAGACAGTATGTTTATGCAGAGAAGGATGGGTTCGCCCTCCCAGGGCAAGGTGCAGGACTACTTTGGAGTTATCCCTCGCATGTTTCCACATGTGTGCTCCCTTTGTGACTTTGATGTTCACTCAGCGATG GAGTGGACTCAGCACACCAATGGCTTACGTCACTCAGAAAACCGAAGACGTCTCTTGCAAAT GTATACTGATTGGAGCCCTCAGATGTCCTCCATCAGAAG TACGGAGCTTCATTGCCTGGGGTCAGAAAACCGACTTGGGGGTTTATTGGGACACTCTCCACAGGACATGGGGATGCAGAGAGGAGGGATGAGCTCCAGTTGGG GTTCCAGTCCAGGCTTTTCAAGAAGATCCCAGCCGTTCTCTCGGCCAGGAAAG TTCAGAAGCAGGGTGGTGGTTCTGAAATATGAACGCAAGCCCCTGTCTTCAAATGGTCTCTGGGCTCTGGCCAAACCCTTTGGTACTGTCTGTGAAAGCCTTGTGCTAAAGAAGAAG GCATTCCTTGAAATGAGCTCTCATGAAGAGGCTCAAGCCATGGCCGACTACTATCAGCGAAAGACTGCCAGAGTCCATGGAAAAGAGGTTCATGTGTACTTGTCACAAGATCTTTTGGTGATTGAG aaAGAACCTCTGAAGGATAACAGGAGAGCTGCTAAAGATGGTCCGAGCCAAGTGGTTTTCCTCTCAAACCTACCAAGAGATGCTGACATCTCAAAAGATTTGCTCGCTGCCGCAGAAAAATTTGGAATAGTAGAGAAGCATCTGTTCTTCAAGAAAGAG GCATTTGTTCAAATGCAAAGTCCTGAGGACGCTGAGATGTTGGTGAAGTATTACACTCTGAATCCTCTTACCATCAACAGCAGAACCATCCGCTTGAACATTTGCACCAAATACAAGACCTTGGT AGTAAATCCTTTAAGAAGCGGAGCAGATGCCAGTGGAAGGGATAGCCGCAGCTCCAAAACAGATTCCAGGAGACACAGGTCCTCCTCAGCCACAGGACCAATTGAGAAACCCGAAGTCCCCAGTGAAGATGACGTGGAATCTGGTGATGTGGTGGTTGGGGTTGTGGAGTCAGATGAAAACGAGGAAGACGTGAAGGAAGAAGAAATGGCACCGTCGGCTGATGTAGAACAGCCTGAGCCAGAAGACAGAACTGCCAAAGACGGATGTGATGAGACTGTGGCCGAAAaagagggtggtggtggtggtggtggtgaggctCGAGATGACTATCCCAAAGCCAAAGAAGGTGGTGATGATGCTGAGAAAATGGTCCAACCTGATTTGTCAGAATCCACTGAAGCAGCTAAATATGAAGAAACTGAACATGCGCCACAGGCTGAGGGAGATGAGTGTCCAGAAGAGGCAGCAGACAAGCAG TCTGTGCAGTCTGGCGAGCCTGGCCCCTCAGAGAATCTGGATGAGTTTGTGACTCTTGACGAGTTGGAGCAAGAGGAAGTGTCAGACCAACCCGACTCTGGTGATGGAGCTCAAGGTGCCTCTG TAAAAGGGTCAGAAAAGACAGTG GGTATGAGGGTTGTCCGAATAATTGGATACAAACGGGGACCGGGATACCTTGACCAGATGATGTCTCTGGCAAAACCATTTGGAACAGTGGTCAGACACCTCATTCTTTATGTTAGACCTGAG gcTTTTCTAGAACTTTCTAGTGAAGAAGAGGCAAAGGCCATGGTCAGTTTTTACAACCGTAATGTAATCCCATCCATTTGTGGGAAACCAGTGAAGATCTACCATTCACAGACATACGCAACAATACAGGTCAGATTGTACCCCCATCCCACCCTCTCTCTTACAAAGGACTGCGAGTTGAAAGttgtttttctccccccacAGAGCAGAAAAGTGCTTTATGTTAGTCGCTATCCGGAGCATGCGTCCGatgcagacattttaaaaatcgCAGCACCATTTGGGGAAGTTAAACGTTACCTCATGAACCGGAGTCGCAATGAG tgtttcatTGAAATGGAAAGAGGTGATGATGCCAGGGAGATGGCTGAGGCCTACAATGCCAATCCACCTAAACTTCATGGCAAACAGCTCACTGTATATGTGGCTGCCAAGTACAAAGAACTCCGACATGG AATTAGACCACCAACACCAGAGCCAGAGGAGCAGAGGGCAGCTAAAAGGGATCGGGCAGAAATGGATGGGAGCACCATGATGGATGAGGATCCTCTTCCGAAAAAAACCAAGGAAGAGAGTAGTGCAGAGCAGCAGGAAGTAGTGGAGGCGGCACAGGATAAACCTGCTGAG ATTCAGCAAATCAAATGTGATGAAACTGAGatcatttctgctgctgctgctgctgctgagaaaCCTGCAGAGAGCAAAGATTCTGCCAGCAATCAAGATGCTGTTAAACCAGAGACCACCTCACTTGGACCATATGAAGCTGACGTCTCTGTGG GTACAGAGTTTGTGAAGATAGGATATTTTTGCAAGCTCTGCTTTCTTTTTTACTCCAATGAACACTCTGCCAAGGTGCTTCATTGCCGCGGCAAAGCCCATTATGAAAATCTCAAG AAATACCTGGATCAGAAGAAGACAAAGGAGGATCCTAATTCTGGGTCAAAATAA
- the LOC114768511 gene encoding matrin-3-like isoform X2: protein MSENISGDSAEKGFAVGHGLLAAAETLNSSMGEASSSPPMSGMAGGPGGGQADHEAQIPRPVGSHLTNTLKLFASLGLSPSDLDVLAKMPPEKVSVESLPDLLMQLKNRKVEANRHMPSDPADGPYHGNMDNWGDVHGGKLNTSMSQTSSRGSRHDFGYRSVQDPSRSYSPTDYDDRGSGLNRGRWFSDLDRDTYHGLDVGRSSSADSMFMQRRMGSPSQGKVQDYFGVIPRMFPHVCSLCDFDVHSAMEWTQHTNGLRHSENRRRLLQMYTDWSPQMSSIRSTELHCLGSENRLGGLLGHSPQDMGMQRGGMSSSWGSSPGFSRRSQPFSRPGKFRSRVVVLKYERKPLSSNGLWALAKPFGTVCESLVLKKKAFLEMSSHEEAQAMADYYQRKTARVHGKEVHVYLSQDLLVIEKEPLKDNRRAAKDGPSQVVFLSNLPRDADISKDLLAAAEKFGIVEKHLFFKKEAFVQMQSPEDAEMLVKYYTLNPLTINSRTIRLNICTKYKTLVVNPLRSGADASGRDSRSSKTDSRRHRSSSATGPIEKPEVPSEDDVESGDVVVGVVESDENEEDVKEEEMAPSADVEQPEPEDRTAKDGCDETVAEKEGGGGGGGEARDDYPKAKEGGDDAEKMVQPDLSESTEAAKYEETEHAPQAEGDECPEEAADKQSVQSGEPGPSENLDEFVTLDELEQEEVSDQPDSGDGAQVKGSEKTVGMRVVRIIGYKRGPGYLDQMMSLAKPFGTVVRHLILYVRPEAFLELSSEEEAKAMVSFYNRNVIPSICGKPVKIYHSQTYATIQVRLYPHPTLSLTKDCELKVVFLPPQSRKVLYVSRYPEHASDADILKIAAPFGEVKRYLMNRSRNECFIEMERGDDAREMAEAYNANPPKLHGKQLTVYVAAKYKELRHGIRPPTPEPEEQRAAKRDRAEMDGSTMMDEDPLPKKTKEESSAEQQEVVEAAQDKPAEIQQIKCDETEIISAAAAAAEKPAESKDSASNQDAVKPETTSLGPYEADVSVGTEFVKIGYFCKLCFLFYSNEHSAKVLHCRGKAHYENLKKYLDQKKTKEDPNSGSK, encoded by the exons ATGTCTGAGAATATTTCAGGTGACAGTGCTGAGAAGGGCTTTGCAGTAGGACATGGTCTCCTCGCTGCAGCTGAAACCTTGAATTCCTCCATGGGTGAAGCGAGCTCTTCTCCACCCATGAGCGGAATGGCTGGAGGCCCAGGAGGTGGACAAGCCGACCATGAGGCCCAGATTCCCCGTCCTGTAGGCAGCCATCTTACAAATACGCTGAAGCTGTTTGCCAGCCTTGGATTATCACCCTCTGATCTGGATGTTCTGGCAAAGATGCCTCCGGAAAAAGTCAGCGTTGAGAGTTTGCCAGATCTTCTCATGCAGCTTAAGAACCGTAAGGTGGAGGCTAACCGACATATGCCCAGTGACCCCGCTGACGGCCCTTATCATGGCAACATGGATAACTGGGGGGATGTGCATGGAGGCAAACTCAACACGTCTATGAGCCAGACATCCAGTCGGGGTTCTAGACATGACTTCGGTTACAGATCCGTGCAAGATCCAAGTCGAAGTTACAGCCCAACAGATTATGACGACCGCGGCAGTGGTTTGAATCGCGGCCGGTGGTTTTCAGACCTTGACCGCGACACTTACCATGGGCTTGACGTGGGTCGCTCTTCGTCAGCAGACAGTATGTTTATGCAGAGAAGGATGGGTTCGCCCTCCCAGGGCAAGGTGCAGGACTACTTTGGAGTTATCCCTCGCATGTTTCCACATGTGTGCTCCCTTTGTGACTTTGATGTTCACTCAGCGATG GAGTGGACTCAGCACACCAATGGCTTACGTCACTCAGAAAACCGAAGACGTCTCTTGCAAAT GTATACTGATTGGAGCCCTCAGATGTCCTCCATCAGAAG TACGGAGCTTCATTGCCTGGGGTCAGAAAACCGACTTGGGGGTTTATTGGGACACTCTCCACAGGACATGGGGATGCAGAGAGGAGGGATGAGCTCCAGTTGGG GTTCCAGTCCAGGCTTTTCAAGAAGATCCCAGCCGTTCTCTCGGCCAGGAAAG TTCAGAAGCAGGGTGGTGGTTCTGAAATATGAACGCAAGCCCCTGTCTTCAAATGGTCTCTGGGCTCTGGCCAAACCCTTTGGTACTGTCTGTGAAAGCCTTGTGCTAAAGAAGAAG GCATTCCTTGAAATGAGCTCTCATGAAGAGGCTCAAGCCATGGCCGACTACTATCAGCGAAAGACTGCCAGAGTCCATGGAAAAGAGGTTCATGTGTACTTGTCACAAGATCTTTTGGTGATTGAG aaAGAACCTCTGAAGGATAACAGGAGAGCTGCTAAAGATGGTCCGAGCCAAGTGGTTTTCCTCTCAAACCTACCAAGAGATGCTGACATCTCAAAAGATTTGCTCGCTGCCGCAGAAAAATTTGGAATAGTAGAGAAGCATCTGTTCTTCAAGAAAGAG GCATTTGTTCAAATGCAAAGTCCTGAGGACGCTGAGATGTTGGTGAAGTATTACACTCTGAATCCTCTTACCATCAACAGCAGAACCATCCGCTTGAACATTTGCACCAAATACAAGACCTTGGT AGTAAATCCTTTAAGAAGCGGAGCAGATGCCAGTGGAAGGGATAGCCGCAGCTCCAAAACAGATTCCAGGAGACACAGGTCCTCCTCAGCCACAGGACCAATTGAGAAACCCGAAGTCCCCAGTGAAGATGACGTGGAATCTGGTGATGTGGTGGTTGGGGTTGTGGAGTCAGATGAAAACGAGGAAGACGTGAAGGAAGAAGAAATGGCACCGTCGGCTGATGTAGAACAGCCTGAGCCAGAAGACAGAACTGCCAAAGACGGATGTGATGAGACTGTGGCCGAAAaagagggtggtggtggtggtggtggtgaggctCGAGATGACTATCCCAAAGCCAAAGAAGGTGGTGATGATGCTGAGAAAATGGTCCAACCTGATTTGTCAGAATCCACTGAAGCAGCTAAATATGAAGAAACTGAACATGCGCCACAGGCTGAGGGAGATGAGTGTCCAGAAGAGGCAGCAGACAAGCAG TCTGTGCAGTCTGGCGAGCCTGGCCCCTCAGAGAATCTGGATGAGTTTGTGACTCTTGACGAGTTGGAGCAAGAGGAAGTGTCAGACCAACCCGACTCTGGTGATGGAGCTCAAG TAAAAGGGTCAGAAAAGACAGTG GGTATGAGGGTTGTCCGAATAATTGGATACAAACGGGGACCGGGATACCTTGACCAGATGATGTCTCTGGCAAAACCATTTGGAACAGTGGTCAGACACCTCATTCTTTATGTTAGACCTGAG gcTTTTCTAGAACTTTCTAGTGAAGAAGAGGCAAAGGCCATGGTCAGTTTTTACAACCGTAATGTAATCCCATCCATTTGTGGGAAACCAGTGAAGATCTACCATTCACAGACATACGCAACAATACAGGTCAGATTGTACCCCCATCCCACCCTCTCTCTTACAAAGGACTGCGAGTTGAAAGttgtttttctccccccacAGAGCAGAAAAGTGCTTTATGTTAGTCGCTATCCGGAGCATGCGTCCGatgcagacattttaaaaatcgCAGCACCATTTGGGGAAGTTAAACGTTACCTCATGAACCGGAGTCGCAATGAG tgtttcatTGAAATGGAAAGAGGTGATGATGCCAGGGAGATGGCTGAGGCCTACAATGCCAATCCACCTAAACTTCATGGCAAACAGCTCACTGTATATGTGGCTGCCAAGTACAAAGAACTCCGACATGG AATTAGACCACCAACACCAGAGCCAGAGGAGCAGAGGGCAGCTAAAAGGGATCGGGCAGAAATGGATGGGAGCACCATGATGGATGAGGATCCTCTTCCGAAAAAAACCAAGGAAGAGAGTAGTGCAGAGCAGCAGGAAGTAGTGGAGGCGGCACAGGATAAACCTGCTGAG ATTCAGCAAATCAAATGTGATGAAACTGAGatcatttctgctgctgctgctgctgctgagaaaCCTGCAGAGAGCAAAGATTCTGCCAGCAATCAAGATGCTGTTAAACCAGAGACCACCTCACTTGGACCATATGAAGCTGACGTCTCTGTGG GTACAGAGTTTGTGAAGATAGGATATTTTTGCAAGCTCTGCTTTCTTTTTTACTCCAATGAACACTCTGCCAAGGTGCTTCATTGCCGCGGCAAAGCCCATTATGAAAATCTCAAG AAATACCTGGATCAGAAGAAGACAAAGGAGGATCCTAATTCTGGGTCAAAATAA